The region ACGAACCGCGGGTCGTAGGCCCGCCCGCTCATCCCGTAGTTCCCGGCGCCGTAGGACGCGCCGACCATGAGGGTCAGGTGCGGCACCGTCGAGTTGGACACCGCGTTGATCAGCTTGGCGCCGTCCTTGATGATGCCGCCCTGCTCGTAGCGGGTGCCGACCATGAAGCCGGTGATGTTCTGCAGGAACAGGATCGGCACCTCGTGCCGGTTGCACAGCTGGATGAACTGGGCGCCCTTGTGGCTCTCCTCGCTGAACAGGATCCCGTTGTTGGCCAGGATCCCGACCGGGTAGCCGCAGACCTGCGCGAAGCCGGTCACCAGGGTGCTGCCGTAGAGCGGCTTGAACTCCTCGAACCGGCTGCCGTCGACGAGCCGGGCGATCACCTCGCGCACCTCGAACGGCACCCGGACGTCGGCCGAGGCGATGCCGAGCAGCTCGTCGGGGTCGTGGGCGGGCGGGTCCGGGTCGCCGGTCCGCGGGCCGGGGCCGAGCTTGTGCCAGTTGAGATGGGCCACGATGTCGCGGCCGATCCGCAGGGTGTCCGGCTCGTCCAGGCCGAGGTAGTCGGCCAGGCCGGAGGTCCGCGCGTGCATCTCGGCGCCGCCGAGCTCCTCCTCGTCGGCGTCCTCGTCGATGGCCATCTTGACCAGCGGCGGGCCGCCGAGGAACACCTGCGCGGCCTGCTTCTGCAGCACCGTGTAGTCGCTCATGCCGGGCACGTACGCGCCGCCGGCCGTGGAGCTGCCGAACACGAGGGTGACCGTGGGGATGCCGGCCGCGGACAGCTGGGTGAGGTTCTTGAAGCTGGCGCCGCCGGGCACGAAGATCTGGGCCTGCTTGGGCAGGTCCGCGCCGGCCGACTCGGTGAGGTTGACCAGCGGCAGCCGGTTGGCTCTGGCGATCTCCATGGCCCGCAGCCCCTTGGCCACCGAGGTGGGCCCCTGGGCGCCGCCCTTGACCGTCGGGTCGTTGGCCATCACGAGGCACTCCACCCGGCTGACCACCCCGATGCCGGTCACGATGCCGGCGCCGATCGGGTCGTCGGTGCCGTACCCGGCGAGCGGGGACAGCTCGAGGAACGGCGAGCCGGGGTCGAGCAGCAGCTCGATCCGCTCCCGCGGCAGCAGCTTGCCCCGGGACCGCAGCCGGGCCACCGCCTTCTCACCGCCGCCGTCCACCGCCCGCTGCTGCAG is a window of Actinomycetes bacterium DNA encoding:
- a CDS encoding carboxyl transferase domain-containing protein encodes the protein MPVLRSHVDVRSETYAANRAAMQDALGEVARLQQRAVDGGGEKAVARLRSRGKLLPRERIELLLDPGSPFLELSPLAGYGTDDPIGAGIVTGIGVVSRVECLVMANDPTVKGGAQGPTSVAKGLRAMEIARANRLPLVNLTESAGADLPKQAQIFVPGGASFKNLTQLSAAGIPTVTLVFGSSTAGGAYVPGMSDYTVLQKQAAQVFLGGPPLVKMAIDEDADEEELGGAEMHARTSGLADYLGLDEPDTLRIGRDIVAHLNWHKLGPGPRTGDPDPPAHDPDELLGIASADVRVPFEVREVIARLVDGSRFEEFKPLYGSTLVTGFAQVCGYPVGILANNGILFSEESHKGAQFIQLCNRHEVPILFLQNITGFMVGTRYEQGGIIKDGAKLINAVSNSTVPHLTLMVGASYGAGNYGMSGRAYDPRFVFSWPNHRIAVMGPKQLAGVLTIVARQKTEKAGLPFDEDQFAPIRDAFEAQVEKESTALYATGHLWDDGIVDPRETRTVLGIALSATHSAPVQGATSYGVFRM